The Agromyces hippuratus genome has a window encoding:
- a CDS encoding PadR family transcriptional regulator, whose translation MRIGKDLVAAAATPVVLGILAEGESYGYAILQRITELSAGELEWSDGMLYPLLHRLERLGHVESEWRQSSGGRPRKHYRLSAQGASTLADHRRQWSIVGGVLDQVWPGDGDNRQPRLALGLG comes from the coding sequence ATGCGCATCGGCAAGGACCTGGTGGCCGCAGCGGCCACCCCGGTGGTCCTCGGCATCCTCGCCGAGGGCGAGTCGTACGGGTACGCGATCCTGCAGCGGATCACCGAGCTTTCGGCCGGTGAGCTCGAGTGGAGCGACGGCATGCTCTACCCCCTGCTGCACCGGCTCGAGCGACTCGGGCACGTCGAATCCGAGTGGCGCCAGTCATCCGGCGGTCGGCCGCGCAAGCACTATCGCCTGAGCGCGCAGGGCGCGTCGACGCTGGCCGACCATCGTCGGCAGTGGTCGATCGTCGGTGGCGTGCTCGACCAGGTCTGGCCCGGCGACGGCGACAACCGACAGCCGCGCCTCGCACTCGGGTTGGGCTGA